A single genomic interval of Cucumis sativus cultivar 9930 chromosome 7, Cucumber_9930_V3, whole genome shotgun sequence harbors:
- the LOC101215472 gene encoding polyol transporter 5 isoform X2, giving the protein MFLFFLFQVSMIDIGVMSGATIYIQEDFKLSDVQVEILVGIVSFYATFGSAAAGRTSDMFGRRYTMALSAAFFFLGAILMGFAPNYGLLMAGRFVAGIGIGYSSLIASVYTTEVSPASARGFLSSFPELFLNVGILLGYVSNYAFSSLPLQLGWRFMLGIGFVPSVFLAVLVILVMPESPRWLVMQGRLGEAKQVLIRTSDSIEESFQRLDDIKAAVGISASCIDDVVDIPKQISHGSGVWKEFLYPTPAIRHILITAIGVHVFQEATGANAAVLYSPRIFEKAGISSSDQKLLATVAVGVVKTAFILVATVLFDRVGRRPLILMSLGGMAASLITLGVGLTIIERSQEESTWLVGLCVAMVLTDVAFFSMGIGPMCYVSSELFPLRLRAQGMSLGMVVNNVMSGTVSITFLSLYNAITIGGAFFLYAGIAIVGWVFFYVLFPETRGHNLEHVEKLFGNLLWKFSPKKYDDSFVDDVETTQNA; this is encoded by the exons atgttcttattttttcttttccaggTGTCCATGATAG ACATCGGTGTAATGAGTGGCGCTACAATCTACATTCAAGAAGACTTCAAACTTTCTGATGTGCAAGTGGAAATCTTGGTTGGTATCGTCAGTTTCTATGCTACCTTTGGATCCGCCGCCGCCGGCAGAACCTCCGATATGTTCGGACGCCGCTACACCATGGCTCTCTCCGCCGCATTCTTCTTCCTTGGAGCCATTCTCATGGGCTTTGCCCCTAACTACGGCCTCCTAATGGCTGGCAGATTCGTCGCCGGGATCGGTATTGGATACTCTTCCTTGATTGCCTCTGTTTATACCACCGAGGTTTCTCCCGCATCTGCTCGCGGTTTTCTTTCCTCATTTCCGGAG CTGTTTCTTAATGTTGGTATCTTACTCGGATACGTTTCGAATTACGCATTCTCCAGCCTTCCCCTTCAATTAGGATGGCGATTTATGCTTGGAATCGGATTTGTCCCATCGGTGTTCTTAGCCGTCCTTGTGATTCTTGTAATGCCGGAATCCCCTCGGTGGCTTGTAATGCAAGGCCGTCTCGGCGAAGCCAAGCAAGTACTCATCAGAACCTCAGATTCCATCGAAGAATCTTTTCAACGCCTCGACGACATCAAAGCCGCCGTCGGAATTTCAGCGAGTTGCATAGACGACGTCGTTGATATCCCAAAACAGATCAGCCATGGGAGCGGCGTGTGGAAAGAGTTCCTTTACCCAACGCCAGCCATCCGCCACATCTTGATAACCGCCATCGGCGTGCATGTGTTTCAGGAAGCCACCGGCGCAAACGCCGCCGTTTTATACAGCCCTAGAATCTTCGAGAAGGCCGGAATCTCATCCTCTGACCAGAAGCTTCTAGCTACGGTGGCGGTAGGGGTGGTAAAGACGGCGTTCATCTTGGTGGCCACAGTCCTGTTCGATCGTGTGGGACGGAGGCCGTTGATTTTGATGAGCCTGGGTGGAATGGCTGCATCTTTGATTACATTAGGGGTTGGGTTGACGATTATAGAGCGGTCGCAGGAGGAAAGCACGTGGTTGGTTGGGTTATGTGTAGCCATGGTGTTAACCGACGTGGCATTCTTCTCGATGGGTATTGGGCCAATGTGCTACGTGAGCTCGGAGTTATTTCCATTGAGACTACGCGCTCAAGGGATGAGCTTGGGGATGGTGGTGAATAACGTGATGAGTGGAACTGTGTCGATCACGTTCTTGTCCTTGTACAATGCCATTACAATAGGTGGCGCGTTTTTCCTCTACGCCGGGATTGCGATTGTGGGTTGGGTGTTCTTTTATGTCCTCTTCCCGGAGACACGTGGACATAATTTGGAGCATGTGGAGAAGCTTTTTGGTAATTTGCTCTGGAAATTCTCTCCTAAGAAATATGATGATAGTTTCGTCGATGACGTGGAAACTACCCAAAATGCTTAg
- the LOC101215472 gene encoding polyol transporter 5 isoform X1, with protein sequence MAGGKGEVSATSGLLFPLIESVEKPKRNRFSYVCATIASMSSVLLGYDIGVMSGATIYIQEDFKLSDVQVEILVGIVSFYATFGSAAAGRTSDMFGRRYTMALSAAFFFLGAILMGFAPNYGLLMAGRFVAGIGIGYSSLIASVYTTEVSPASARGFLSSFPELFLNVGILLGYVSNYAFSSLPLQLGWRFMLGIGFVPSVFLAVLVILVMPESPRWLVMQGRLGEAKQVLIRTSDSIEESFQRLDDIKAAVGISASCIDDVVDIPKQISHGSGVWKEFLYPTPAIRHILITAIGVHVFQEATGANAAVLYSPRIFEKAGISSSDQKLLATVAVGVVKTAFILVATVLFDRVGRRPLILMSLGGMAASLITLGVGLTIIERSQEESTWLVGLCVAMVLTDVAFFSMGIGPMCYVSSELFPLRLRAQGMSLGMVVNNVMSGTVSITFLSLYNAITIGGAFFLYAGIAIVGWVFFYVLFPETRGHNLEHVEKLFGNLLWKFSPKKYDDSFVDDVETTQNA encoded by the exons ACATCGGTGTAATGAGTGGCGCTACAATCTACATTCAAGAAGACTTCAAACTTTCTGATGTGCAAGTGGAAATCTTGGTTGGTATCGTCAGTTTCTATGCTACCTTTGGATCCGCCGCCGCCGGCAGAACCTCCGATATGTTCGGACGCCGCTACACCATGGCTCTCTCCGCCGCATTCTTCTTCCTTGGAGCCATTCTCATGGGCTTTGCCCCTAACTACGGCCTCCTAATGGCTGGCAGATTCGTCGCCGGGATCGGTATTGGATACTCTTCCTTGATTGCCTCTGTTTATACCACCGAGGTTTCTCCCGCATCTGCTCGCGGTTTTCTTTCCTCATTTCCGGAG CTGTTTCTTAATGTTGGTATCTTACTCGGATACGTTTCGAATTACGCATTCTCCAGCCTTCCCCTTCAATTAGGATGGCGATTTATGCTTGGAATCGGATTTGTCCCATCGGTGTTCTTAGCCGTCCTTGTGATTCTTGTAATGCCGGAATCCCCTCGGTGGCTTGTAATGCAAGGCCGTCTCGGCGAAGCCAAGCAAGTACTCATCAGAACCTCAGATTCCATCGAAGAATCTTTTCAACGCCTCGACGACATCAAAGCCGCCGTCGGAATTTCAGCGAGTTGCATAGACGACGTCGTTGATATCCCAAAACAGATCAGCCATGGGAGCGGCGTGTGGAAAGAGTTCCTTTACCCAACGCCAGCCATCCGCCACATCTTGATAACCGCCATCGGCGTGCATGTGTTTCAGGAAGCCACCGGCGCAAACGCCGCCGTTTTATACAGCCCTAGAATCTTCGAGAAGGCCGGAATCTCATCCTCTGACCAGAAGCTTCTAGCTACGGTGGCGGTAGGGGTGGTAAAGACGGCGTTCATCTTGGTGGCCACAGTCCTGTTCGATCGTGTGGGACGGAGGCCGTTGATTTTGATGAGCCTGGGTGGAATGGCTGCATCTTTGATTACATTAGGGGTTGGGTTGACGATTATAGAGCGGTCGCAGGAGGAAAGCACGTGGTTGGTTGGGTTATGTGTAGCCATGGTGTTAACCGACGTGGCATTCTTCTCGATGGGTATTGGGCCAATGTGCTACGTGAGCTCGGAGTTATTTCCATTGAGACTACGCGCTCAAGGGATGAGCTTGGGGATGGTGGTGAATAACGTGATGAGTGGAACTGTGTCGATCACGTTCTTGTCCTTGTACAATGCCATTACAATAGGTGGCGCGTTTTTCCTCTACGCCGGGATTGCGATTGTGGGTTGGGTGTTCTTTTATGTCCTCTTCCCGGAGACACGTGGACATAATTTGGAGCATGTGGAGAAGCTTTTTGGTAATTTGCTCTGGAAATTCTCTCCTAAGAAATATGATGATAGTTTCGTCGATGACGTGGAAACTACCCAAAATGCTTAg